One window of Triticum dicoccoides isolate Atlit2015 ecotype Zavitan chromosome 5A, WEW_v2.0, whole genome shotgun sequence genomic DNA carries:
- the LOC119299888 gene encoding uncharacterized protein LOC119299888: MEATTIASLARTLASSPLPRGSRHSRVRVAVAPERRRRCRAVLAAASSTGNYVVPLDAAPSGITRPLVEILRGLNKRVLETIVLPASRRASASAFYLNNCW; this comes from the coding sequence ATGGAAGCCACCACCATCGCCTCCCTCGCACGGACCCTCGCCTCCTCGCCGCTCCCCCGGGGCTCCCGCCATAGCCGCGTGCGCGTGGCCGTGGCGCCGGAGCGGCGGAGGAGGTGTAGGGCGGTGCTCGCCGCGGCGTCCTCGACGGGCAACTACGTGGTGCCGCTGGATGCCGCGCCGTCGGGGATCACACGCCCGCTCGTCGAGATCCTGCGCGGCCTCAACAAGCGCGTCCTAGAGACCATCGTGCTCCCCGCCTCCCGCCGTGCCTCTGCCTCCGCTTTCTACCTCAACAATTGCTGGTGA